The following proteins are co-located in the Fusarium verticillioides 7600 chromosome 7, whole genome shotgun sequence genome:
- a CDS encoding 2,3-dihydroxybenzoate decarboxylase, protein MLGKVALEEAFALPRHKERTRWWAGLFAIDPDKHAAEINDITGQRIKYMNEHGVGYTILSYTAPGVQDVWDPKEAQALAVEVNDYIADAIKAHPDRLGAFATLSMHDPKEAAEELRRVVTKYGFKGALVNDTQRAGADGDDMVFYDGPEWDVFWSTVTDLDVPFYLHPRNPTGSIHEKLWAKRSWLIGPPLSFAQGVSLHALGMVTNGVFDRHPKLQIVLGHLGEHIPFDMWRINHWFEDIKKPLGLSCKLTIREYFARNLWITTSGHFSTSTLQFCLGEVGADRILFSIDYPFENFSDACTWYDGLAINDVDKRKIGKDNAKKLFKLPQFYQSED, encoded by the exons atgcTCGGCAAGGTTGCTCTTGAGGAAGCCTTCGCTCTCCCCCGTCACAAGGAGCGAACACGATGGTGGGCTGGTCTCTTTGCCATCGACCCTGATAAGCACGCTGCCGAGATCAACGATATCACAGGCCAGCGCATCAAGTACATGAATGAGCATGGTGTTGGCTACACAATTCTTTCATACACTGCACCTGGTGTGCAAGATGTCTGGGATCCCAAGGAGGCTCAGGCTCTAGCTGTTGAAGTTAACGATTATATCGCCGATGCTATCAAGGCTCACCCTGATCGTCTCGGTGCCTTTGC CACTCTCTCTATGCACGACCCCAAggaagctgctgaggagctCCGAAGAGTTGTCACCAAGTATGGCTTCAAGGGTGCTCTTGTCAACGACACCCAACgagctggtgctgatggagaTGACATGGTCTTCTACGACGGCCCTGAGTGGGATGTCTTCTGGTCAACAGTCACAGACTTGGATGTCCCCTTCTACCTCCACCCCCGCAACCCCACAGGCTCCATCCACGAGAAGCTCTGGGCCAAGCGCAGCTGGCTCATTGGTCCCCCTCTGAGTTTCGCCCAAGGTGTCAGCCTTCACGCCCTGGGTATGGTTACCAACGGTGTCTTTGACAGACATCCCAAGCTCCAGATTGTTCTCGGCCACCTCGGCGAGCATATTCCTTTCGATATGTGGCGAATCAACCATTGGTTcgaggatatcaagaagccTCTTGGTCTGTCTTGCAAGTTGACAATCCGAGAATACTTTGCCCGCAACTTGTGGATCACCACCAGTGGACACTTCTCTACATCAACACTGCAGTTCTGCCTGGGAGAGGTTGGAGCTGATCGCATTCTGTTCTCTATCGATTATCCTTTCGAGAACTTTTCAGATGCTTGCACGTGGTATGACGGTCTGGCTATTAATGATGTCGATAAGAGAAAGATTGGAAAGGATAACGCtaagaagctgttcaagctTCCTCAGTTCTACCAAAGCGAGGACTAA
- a CDS encoding salicylate hydroxylase, with protein sequence MIKDNAPTMPNWKRLNVGVIGGGIGGMSVAIALRRAGHDVTIYERSDFAGEVGASVSCAANGTRWLHEWDVDVAKGDPVVLKKLINRDWKTGEPVSVYDLADYEKRWGFVYNMFHRQYMHAMLKDTAMGEGEGTPAKLLVNHKCSAIDFPTGTITFENGVTAKHDLIIGADGIGSAVRKILGINPEKKPSDQSCLHCNVTTEEAVKAGLVDYSQNSALEYWGGQEGKWDKIVLSPCNGGKLLSYYCFFPREQGDYTTQAWGSEDLPTEDLLKPYPELDRQVFGHLAIGKEIQPWRLWVHQPYPYIAKENVCLLGDAGHPMMPHQSQGACMAIEDAAALGILFSKRYFNGDIKQALSVYDKVRLPRATRVQAAAAKAAYNINERIGFSVNKDISTYKVENEKEVLTIEEMNTYDMYKDIEEKLAKAQGEKYAGGFLNGLPLGLELPNGVIVGN encoded by the exons aTGATCAAGGACAACGCCCCCACCATGCCCAACTGGAAGCGCCTCAATGTTGGTGTCATCGGCGGTGGCATCGGTGGCATGTCAGTAGCCATCGCTCTCCGCCGCGCAGGCCACGACGTGACCATCTACGAGCGCTCAGATTTTGCCGGTGAAGTCGGCGCCTCAGTATCCTGCGCCGCCAACGGAACCCGCTGGCTGCACGAGTGGGACGTCGACGTCGCCAAGGGTGACCCCGtcgttctcaagaagctcatcaaccgcGACTGGAAGACCGGCGAGCCTGTTAGTGTTTACGACCTCGCTGACTACGAGAAGCGATGGGGTTTCGTGTACAACATGTTCCACAGACAGTACATGCACGCTATGCTGAAGGATACTGCCATGGGCGAGGGAGAGGGCACCCCTGCCAAGCTACTGGTCAACCACAAGTGCTCCGCTATCGACTTCCCCACAGGCACTATCACTTTTGAGAATGGTGTCACTGCCAAGCACGATCTTATcattggtgctgatggtatTGGCTCTGCTGTTCGAAAGATCCTTGGCATCAAccctgagaagaagccctcTGACCAGAGCTGCCTTCACTGCAACGTCACAACCGAAGAGGCCGTCAAGGCTGGTCTCGTCGACTACTCACAAAACAGTGCTCTCGAGTACTGGGGCGGTCAAGAAGGAAAGTGGGACAAGATCGTCCTCTCTCCCTGCAACGGTGGCAAGCTTCTCTCATACTACTGCTTCTTCCCCCGCGAGCAAGGTGACTACACTACACAGGCCTGGGGATCTGAGGACCTCCCCACCGAGGATCTCCTCAAGCCTTACCCCGAGCTCGACCGCCAAGTCTTTGGACATCTTGCCATCGGAAAGGAGATTCAGCCCTGGCGTCTGTGGGTTCACCAGCCCTACCCCTACATCGCCAAGGAGAACGTCTGCCTTCTCGGAGATGCTGGTCACCCCATGATGCCTCATCAGTCTCAGGGTGCGTGCATGGCTattgaggatgctgctgctctcgGTATCTTGTTCAGCAAGCGATACTTCAACGGTGATATCAAGCAGGCTCTGTCTGTCTACGACAAGGTCCGCCTGCCCCGAGCTACCCGTgttcaagctgctgctgccaaggctgcatACAACATCAACGAGCGAATTG GCTTCTCTGTCAACAAGGACATTTCCACATACAAGGTTGAGAACGAGAAGGAGGTCCTCACCATTGAGGAGATGAACACATATGATATGTACAAGGATATCGAGGAGAAGTTGGCAAAGGCACAAGGCGAGAAGTACGCCGGTGGCTTCCTCAACGGTCTGCCTTTGGGACTTGAGCTGCCTAATGGTGTCATTGTCGGTAATTAA
- a CDS encoding serine/threonine protein kinase: MAILISNRDEGYILEFIFRRDTDERIPYTDSSLDYLPEIVRKNFIDKQWQFNPINLQRGQVHLEIQDDAVLPVLSEEEVGKGAFGIVWKTGLDANCQTLIQTHTAKEVFIARKEQERDMSRSPERVILDLVQNLKHPNIVEFLGSYTYRRSFNLLFRLATQDLKAFLHQENSSIMAPHAIYRNMFGVAEALSQIHNFSLQDDLGNISRIGYHHDLRPANILVDIDRKLFMLSDFGLSRMKSDDETSKTKLHGGQDDYLGPEAFDYQACVNGDVRRSLDVWAFGCILSEIATFLEGKSVKDFREKRRATHDGLFPMTDHSFHLNKGIRPAVVEWLSVLATAPRDPLMVQLVSQIREIMDPHASRRPRMSDVALNLRNLALHSSVAAVDNCFRDLMSPDSRGLTAKHRILHVIEYKRFEAWWSVYASLHQAVGREISGDLLRYVTELYEALNRGRDAGMSQSMEGLPYDCLHAIDQLCKPLPKTSSDECQARWIQNVCEIEDLDTLQQIRAMAMPVRYRWVGVGAAMRHMSMAISASIQYGQKSRYMDAGLIEVGESDSQLVHESKTTGYLTRDGLTETVLIEWKTYDASWKGHEMRLGKIMDDLVNLLDPDVTPRLGTAQHRIPNCLGYFHQPHNYRFGFIYTIEAQRMRHDHRLVSLNSFLQVMTEQNNGDYEQTDLGDYFLLAKELAVCLFAVHQAGWLHKNLSSHHMLFFCPDIASASRHIKFAFLTGFNDSRPEATSFTLGPKAEHRLFQHPDYLPGVPFRRTFDYYGLGIVLLELGMGVRVYDMKESCPDIAVGHGFHMKLLESYVPQLGPLMGARYRDAVRFCLDAERIISEDRGRFGPVDERDIQRMFQENVVELLAGCEA, encoded by the exons atggccatcttgatctcaaacAGAGACGAAGGTTACATCTTGGAATTTATCTTCCGTCGGGATACTGATGAAAGAATTCCCTATACTGATTCGAGCCTCGACTATCTGCCCGAGATTGTCCGCAAGAACTTTATAGACAAACAGTGGCAGTTCAACCCAATTAACCTTCAGCGCGGCCAAGTCCATCTCGAAATCCAGGATGATGCAGTATTGCCTGTTttatcagaagaagaggtcggCAAAGGTGCCTTCGGAATAGTTTGGAAAACTGGCCTAGATGCTAATTGCCAAACGCTCATACAAACACATACCGCAAAG GAGGTTTTTATAGCTCGGAAGGAACAAGAAAGGGATATGTCCAGATCCCCAGAGAGGGTgattcttgaccttgttcaaAACCTGAAGCATCCAAACATAGTAGAATTTCTAGGTTCTTACACCTATCGCAGATCTTTCAATCTTCTCTTCCGACTAGCTACACAGGATCTCAAAGCCTTCCTGCATCAGGAAAATTCGTCCATTATGGCGCCTCATGCTATTTACCGGAACATGTTTGGAGTAGCAGAGGCCCTCAGTCAGATCCATAACTTTTCCCTGCAGGATGATCTAGGAAACATCAGCAGAATTGGCTACCATCATGATCTGAGACCAGCTAATATTCTTGTCGACATTGACCGGAAACTCTTTATGCTTTCTGACTTTGGGTTATCTAGAATGAAgtccgatgatgagacttcAAAGACCAAGCTCCATGGCGGGCAAGATGACTACCTGGGGCCCGAAGCATTCGATTACCAAGCCTGTGTAAACGGGGACGTTAGGCGATCACTGGACGTGTGGGCTTTTGGCTGCATCCTTTCAGAGATCGCGACCTTCCTAGAGGGGAAAAGTGTCAAAGACTTTCGGGAAAAGAGACGGGCTACTCACGATGGACTATTCCCGATGACAGACCATTCTTTTCATCTAAACAAAGGAATTCGGCCAGCGGTGGTAGAATGGCTATCTGTACTTGCCACGGCCCCACGCGATCCTTTGATGGTTCAATTGGTCAGCCAGATTCGAGAAATCATGGATCCTCACGCCTCCAGAAGGCCCAGAATGTCAGACGTGGCACTAAATCTCAGAAATCTTGCTCTGCATTCGAGTGTGGCGGCCGTTGACAATTGCTTCAGGGATTTAATGTCTCCGGATTCACGAGGCTTGACTGCAAAGCACCGCATTTTGCATGTCATTGAGTATAAACGGTTCGAGGCTTGGTGGTCTGTGTATGCCAGCCTGCATCAGGCCGTTGGGAGGGAAATCAGTGGAGATTTGTTACGCTATGTAACAGAACTCTACGAAGCGTTAAATAGGGGTCGTGATGCTGGCATGAGTCAGAGTATGGAAGGCCTTCCGTATGATTGCCTACATGCTATCGACCAGCTTTGCAAACCTCTGCCGAAAACCTCGTCCGATGAATGCCAGGCAAGATGGATCCAGAATGTTTGCGAGATAGAAGATCTCGATACACTTCAACAGATTCGTGCCATGGCCATGCCGGTGCGGTATCGGTGGGTGGGAGTCGGCGCAGCCATGAGGCACATGTCCATGGCAATATCCGCTTCTATTCAGTATGGGCAAAAGAGCCGTTACATGGATGCTGGACTTATTGAGGTTGGCGAGTCTGATTCTCAGCTGGTTCATGAATCAAAAACAACAGGATACTTGACTCGCGACGGCCTTACTGAGACTGTCCTGATTGAGTGGAAAACATACGACGCGTCTTGGAAGGGCCATGAGATGAGGCTTGGCAAGATTATGGATGATTTAGTCAATCTGTTAGACCCAGATGTTACCCCACGACTGGGAACCGCACAGCATCGAATCCCTAACTGCCTTGGCTACTTTCACCAGCCTCATAACTACCGTTTTGGGTTCATCTACACAATTGAAGCTCAGAGGATGAGACATGACCATCGCTTGGTCTCTCTGAATAGCTTCTTGCAAGTGATGACCGAACAGAACAATGGCGACTATGAACAGACAGATCTTGGCGATTATTTCCTACTTGCTAAAGAACTGGCGGTATGTTTATTCGCGGTCCATCAGGCCGGGTGGCTACACAAGaacctctcatctcatcacatgctgttcttctgccCAGATATAGCTTCTGCCAGCCGCCACATCAAGTTTGCATTTCTCACCGGATTCAATGACAGCCGTCCTGAAGCGACAAGCTTCACACTTGGCCCAAAGGCAGAGCACAGGCTGTTTCAACATCCAGACTACTTGCCTGGTGTTCCTTTCCGGCGAACGTTTGACTACTACGGCCTAGGAATTGTGCTGCTGGAATTAGGCATGGGCGTGAGAGTTTACGATATGAAGGAGTCTTGCCCAGATATAGCTGTAGGTCATGGTTTCCATATGAAGTTGCTTGAGTCCTATGTACCACAGCTGGGTCCACTGATGGGGGCAAGATACAGAGATGCCGTGAGATTTTGCCTGGACGCAGAGAGAATTATTTCTGAAGACAGAGGGCGATTTGGACCCGTCGATGAAAGAGACATTCAGAGGATGTTTCAAGAGAATGTAGTGGAATTGCTGGCTGGTTGTGAGGCTTAA
- a CDS encoding serine/threonine protein kinase produces MATIKIKRGGRFGGQKISNSTIVDSTSLIDLLIAIQAYGVTILPVSHQLGLEIVGQGLSGHIHQATADVETMLVFKKGVPNRREVDDDQQQDWYHLITQIAVLQHKDIYKSQRIINLLGITFSIDLIGSIERAWPLLITRKATLGHLGAHLSNTTSPVSVENRRKFFTEVAEAVLTLHRHGVAHGDIKPENFVVDQQGEEETCQLIDFGSCVIKEQKRYPTSSPPWNPPELGRTATPRLAGFDFISQADLFSLALVLIHILVPSELLRASKALFLRTCATDHEWEQTCLDLDQAQQGSSSPLVSRLIQAIQNASLSHEENTVLCKMANSAILPPNGSRWMPWQEIFHLKNDMSAEVKSVLEDESSGTVELPRRIFDSPSYVHEEHKIFELQGLLGELDDTDFAVRQTVLRAVKRKARSSGCHKCRKNYSFQAAVCHEIGFGAPPVSSQERDYLEASGLAQDDLNNAVKRISEEYKGTNYVPQKVLEQLFLPVVQSSNRPIEYQRRQRLPAATEALKAEIDARARVFGPADRCLARPMEELAQVYLTQGMWVEAAAYQQKATNALESYGTTHPSFLSAKLKLADIWFEQGLYRQTEGVQRNCISQLKPVVGDNHPDVVTASMSLAKTMSLQGAHGEAESIAQKVVSSRSSTLSPSHPLTINAELNMIIILINGGRTRRITEIMSAVERKLSNILQTDNIRKAEFGISQAIVYREIWQLDLALEKAQAVDTCLSRQHIDEKDNLRLFVYRLEATIHHASQQWKLEEALLRKVIDLSDTNLEKVANESQHDLANNLILQGRLQEALDIVEVVKPDIEMPMATNPDAYYSYYQKLATILELQGKYKEAEAQLKTLLERCKGELGNTHGLTIEAGLYLGSFWAERHLFREAQLCFEALLESIAYLPGTQQIEILRHLATTYRQLGELAKAIDTCQKALKQASETYVDESREVLQLQNILASIYIDLEEWERAGEILESIEGKPCNAQLSSSIKTHLHILRRIQGRHQEALDLAMEAQRLQSECLGVATSKRLIVENNAIRCQLDFLGLTDEVELQVQELMRRRQRTHFSYHPLHIALISDIAYAYSSCGRMREAEDLLDKIDALGGLSESNKPASYATSLGKRAAIYVRLGRLAEAEICERKALFVRQKVFAKEHTLITGTMQNLATTLAGLQKYEEAESLLQEVIAVHDDHVQRATDRSDLRRARLRLAWTKKNLAGLLFLQAKAAESLELFNQALEISLAAEAEPPVVHELRSSIARVNEMLVTLEERREG; encoded by the exons ATGGCGaccatcaagatcaaaagaGGCGGGCGGTTTGGAGGTCAAAAGATCTCAAATTCTACCATCGTCGACTCCACCAGCTTGATCGACCTCCTCATTGCTATCCAAGCATATGGGGTCACCATCCTCCCCGTCTCGCACCAGCTTGGTCTGGAGATCGTCGGCCAAGGTTTGTCAGGCCATATTCATCAAGCAACAGCCGACGTGGAAACAATGCTGGTCTTCAAAAAAGGCGTGCCTAATAGGCGcgaggttgacgatgatcaacaacaagactgGTACCACTTAATTACTCAAATCGCTGTTCTCCAGCACAAAGATATCTACAAGTCTCAACGCATTATCAACCTGCTTGGTATTACCTTTTCAATCGATCTCATTGGGTCCATTGAAAGGGCATGGCCGTTGCTCATCACCAGAAAAGCTACTCTTGGGCATCTAGGTGCTCACCTTTCTAATACCACAAGTCCAGTTTCCGTTGAAAATAGGCGCAAGTTCTTTACTGAAGTTGCCGAAGCGGTGCTCACCCTTCATCGCCACG GCGTTGCTCATGGAGATATCAAACCAGAAAACTTCGTCGTGGACCAGCAgggggaagaagagacttgCCAACTTATTGACTTTGGTTCCTGTGTGATTAAAGAACAGAAACGATACCCAACATCCAGTCCACCTTGGAATCCTCCTGAGCTTGGACGCACAGCAACACCGCGTTTGGCAGGCTTCGACTTCATCTCACAAGCTGACCTCTtttccttggccttggttcTGATTCACATCTTAGTCCCTTCTGAACTTCTTAGGGCTTCCAAGGCATTGTTCCTGCGCACCTGTGCCACAGATCATGAATGGGAACAAACTTGCTTAGACTTGGACCAAGCGCAACAAGGTTCATCCTCGCCATTGGTTTCTAGGCTAATTCAAGCAATACAGAACGCAAGTTTGTCTCATGAGGAAAATACTGTTCTCTGCAAAATGGCTAATAGTGCCATTCTCCCACCAAACGGCAGCAGGTGGATGCCATGGCAAGagatctttcatctcaaaAACGACATGTCTGCAGA AGTGAAATCAGTTCTAGAGGACGAGTCATCTGGTACTGTCGAATTGCCGCGCCGCATCTTTGATTCTCCCTCATATGTGCACGAAGAGcacaagatctttgag CTTCAAGGTCTGCTGGGAGAACTGGATGATACCGATTTTGCTGTGAGACAGACGGTCTTGAGAGCAGTGAAACGCAAGGCACGGTCATCTGGATGCCATAAATGTCGCAAGAACTACTCCTTCCAAGCGGCCGTTTGTCATGAGATAGGATTTGGAGCACCTCCAGTATCCTCTCAGGAGCGCGATTACCTGGAAGCCAGTGGCCTGGCGCAAGATGACCTTAACAACGCGGTGAAAAGGATATCAGAGGAATACAAGGGCACAAATTACGTGCCACAGAAAGTACTGGAACAGCTATTTTTGCCAGTTGTACAATCTTCGAATCGCCCAATCGAGTACCAAAGGCGTCAACGACTTCCTGCTGCCACCGAAGCCCTAAAAGCAGAAATCGATGCTAGAGCCCGAGTCTTCGGACCCGCAGACCGCTGTTTGGCCCGACCAATGGAAGAGCTCGCCCAGGTTTATTTAACCCAAGGCATGTGGGTAGAAGCGGCTGCTTATCAACAAAAAGCAACCAATGCCTTGGAGAGCTATGGTACAACTCATCCGTCTTTCTTATCTGCTAAACTAAAATTGGCCGACATATGGTTTGAGCAAGGGCTTTATCGTCAGACGGAGGGGGTACAACGCAACTGCATCTCGCAACTTAAGCCCGTTGTGGGTGATAATCATCCTGACGTTGTTACAGCATCTATGTCTCTGGCCAAAACAATGTCTCTCCAGGGAGCTCATGGCGAGGCTGAAAGCATAGCGCAAAAGGTTGTTTCGTCTCGAAGCAGCACCCTGTCACCAAGCCACCCCTTGACCATCAATGCAGAGCTAAATATGATCATAATCCTCATCAATGGGGGACGTACACGCAGAATAACGGAGATCATGTCTGCTGTCGAAAGGAAGCTATCCAACATCTTGCAGACTGACAATATCAGAAAGGCTGAATTTGGCATTTCACAGGCTATCGTTTACAGGGAGATATGGCAACTCGATCTGGCTTTAGAAAAGGCTCAAGCTGTCGATACATGCCTTTCTCGGCAGCATATTGACGAAAAGGACAACCTTCGACTTTTTGTATACAGACTAGAGGCCACTATTCACCATGCCAGTCAGCAAtggaagctggaggaggcaCTTTTGAGGAAGGTCATCGACCTCTCAGATACAAACCTGGAAAAGGTCGCCAATGAGTCCCAACATGACCTTGCCAATAATCTCATATTGCAAGGACGTCTGCAAGAAGCTTTGGATATTGTTGAGGTCGTAAAGCCCGACATTGAAATGCCAATGGCAACAAACCCAGATGCTTATTATTCCTATTATCAGAAGCTAGCCACtattcttgagcttcagggAAAAtacaaagaagcagaagcacaaCTGAAAACACTTTTGGAACGGTGCAAAGGAGAGTTGGGGAACACCCATGGCTTGACCATTGAGGCAGGTCTATACCTGGGTAGTTTCTGGGCGGAAAGGCATCTATTTCGGGAGGCCCAGTTATGCTTTGAGGCACTTCTCGAAAGCATTGCTTATCTGCCTGGAACCCAGCAAATTGAAATTTTGAGGCATCTGGCTACTACCTATCGCCAACTTGGAGAACTCGCGAAAGCCATCGATACTTGTCAGAAGGCCTTGAAACAGGCTTCTGAGACATACGTCGATGAGAGCAGAGAAgtccttcagcttcagaacatCCTTGCAAGTATTTACATAGACTTGGAAGAGTGGGAAAGGGCTGGTGAGATTCTAGAGTCTATTGAGGGGAAACCCTGCAATGCACAGCTTTCGTCGTCTATCAAGACTCATCTCCATATATTAAGAAGAATTCAAGGccgtcaccaagaagctctaGACCTTGCGATGGAAGCCCAGAGACTGCAGTCAGAATGCTTAGGCGTGGCCACGTCAAAACGTCTCATCGTGGAAAACAATGCCATACGGTGTCAGCTAGATTTTCTGGGCCTGAcagatgaggttgagctACAGGTCCAAGAACTCATGCGTCGAAGACAAAGGACGCATTTCTCCTACCACCCTTTGCACATCGCTCTGATTTCTGACATCGCGTACGCATACAGCTCATGCGGAAGGATGAGAGAAGCGGAGGATCTGCTCGACAAAATTGATGCTCTTGGAGGACTCAGTGAGAGTAACAAGCCGGCCTCTTACGCGACATCGCTTGGAAAGCGGGCCGCCATATACGTGCGTCTGGGGCGATTAGCCGAGGCCGAGATATGCGAACGAAAAGCCCTTTTCGTTAGACAGAAGGTTTTTGCTAAAGAACACACACTTATAACAGGCACCATGCAAAATCTCGCGACAACGCTGGCCGGTTTACAGAAGTatgaagaggccgagtcACTCCTCCAAGAGGTCATTGCTGTACATGATGATCACGTCCAGAGGGCGACAGACCGATCAGATCTCAGGAGGGCCAGGCTCCGGCTTGCATGGACTAAAAAGAATCTGGCTGGGCTGCTATTTCTGCAGGCCAAGGCAGCTGAGTCTCTCGAGCTTTTTaaccaagctcttgagatcagcttggctgctgaggcagaGCCTCCTGTGGTCCATGAACTCAGGAGCAGTATAGCTCGTGTCAATGAAATGCTAGTCACTTTGGAAGAGAGAAGGGAGGGCTAA